The sequence AGTCTTGCTTTATCTTTTTCTTCGGCAATTTTGTCGAGATAGTATTTGAAATCGCCACGGTAGAGGCGCAGTTCGCCATCACGGATTTCGACGATTTTCGTCGCGGTGCGGGAAACAAAGTAACGATCGTGGGAGACGATCATAACGCTGCCTTCGTAGTTGGCAATCGCGTCTTCAATCATTTCCTTGGCGGGAATGTCGAGGTGGTTGGTCGGCTCGTCGAGAATCAGTAGGTTGGCTGGGTGGAGTAGCATTTTGGCTAGGGCAACACGAGCTTTTTCGCCACCGCTGAGGGCGCCGACGGGTTTGAATACGGTTTCGCCGCTGAATAGGAATTGGCCGAGTAGGGTGCGGACTTCCTGGTTGTCCCAGTCGGGGACTTCGTCGTGGATGGTTTCCATGACGCTCTTGTCGAGGTCTAGGGCTTCGGCTTGGTTTTGCTCGAAGTAGCTGGGGATAACGTTGTGGTCGCCGAGTTTGATGGTGCCTTCTTCGGGCTTTTCCATGCCCATCAGCATCCGCAGAAGGGTGGATTTGCCGGCTCCATTGGGGCCGACGATCGCGATTTTGTCGCCGCGTTCAATTAGCAGTTCGGCTCCAAGGAAGAGGAGTTTGTCGTCGTACATGTGGGTCATGTCTTCGATTTCGGCGATGACGCGACCGCTGCGGGGTGGCTCGGGGAAGCGAAATTTCAAGCCCCGGACATCGGATATGGGCGCATCGACGAGTTCGAGCTTTTCCAGTTGTTTTTCGCGACTTTTGGCTTGGGTACTGCGGTTGGCGCTGGCCCGGAAACGTTCGACGAATTCTTGCTGTTTGGCGACTTCTTTCTGCTGCCGATCGAATGTGGATTGCTGGGCGGCTTTGTTTTCGGCTTTTTGGGCCAGGTACTTGGAGTAGTTGCCGAGATAACTGGTGGAGACGCCGCGTTCGGTTTCGACGATCTGGTTACAGAGGCGATCGAGGAATTCCCGGTCGTGGGAGACGATCACCATCGGGGTATTGAGGTTTTTGAGATATTTTTCCAGCCACTCGATCGTTTCGAGGTCGAGGTGGTTGGTCGGCTCGTCTAGCAGGAGCAGGTCGGGGGATTGGAGCAGGATTTTACCGAGGTTCATCCGCATTTTCCAGCCGCCGCTGAAGGTGCTGACGAGCTTTTCGGCGTCCTCACTATCGAAGCCCAGTTCGGGCATGAGTTTCTCGATGCGGGTTTCGAGGCCGTAGCCATCCATCGCTTCAAACTGCCGCTGGTACTTGTCCATTTTGTTTAGCAGCTTGTCCAGCGCGTCGCCTTCAGCTTCGCCCATGGCGACGGTGACGTCGTGGAGTGCTTCATGGACTTTGTTAGCTTCCTCGAAGGCCCGCCAGAACTCATCTTTAACGGTGCGGGTCTCATCGATGTCGAATTCTTGGTTTAGGTAGCCGATGTGGAGGCTGCTGGGGCGCACGACCTGGCCGGTGGTCGGTTCGATTTCGCCCATGATGATTTTGAGCTGGGTGGATTTGCCCGCGCCGTTGACGCCTACGAGACCGATCCGATCGCCGGGTTTGACTTCCCAGGTGACGTCTTTGAGGACTTCACCCGTGGGGTAAATCTTACTGATGTTTTCGAGGCGCAGCATCGGGTTTGGCTCCGGTGGGTTTGGCTTGTAGCTCGGATCGGGTCAGGGTAGACGTGGCATTAGATGTGCCAGCGTCAAGCAAATGTTATCTATTGTAAAGCTCTATGGGAGAGATCGGGAAAGGATTTCCCTGAGCTGATGTCAGAGCACGAGGATTGCGAGGTTTCGCATCATAGCCCAGGCCACTTCAAAGGGAGTGCGTGGTATATGCCGTTCGCCGCAGAGTGGATTGATGACCTGAACTGTCTTGTCATCGAGGTTTTGGAGGACCATTGCATGGGCAACTTTGATGCCGTCGATCGGTAAAAGGTTGAGAAAAATAATCGGATAAACTGCGTCGTTGATGATTTCTCTGGCTTCCTTGGTGCTTAATGTGGCTTTATGACTTCGAAGAAACCCCAGCGCACGTGCTGCATCGATTGCTTTGAGCGCATCGGTGCGCAACGGTGTGGAGTCGCAGGCTTCGCGTAGAGTTTGTTCGCTAATGTCCTTGCCATAGCTTAGGAGCACCATACGCAGACAGGCCGGGACACAGGAATATGGTGTTTCTTGCTTATGAAAAGGCAGCTTCGATGTCATCTTTGCGGTCGGAATATAGGTCGAGACCGTTTTGTTGCATTGTTGCGAGGGGTGTATGGCTGATGACTTTGCCGGATGCATCATTGATTAGGATTTCTCCGGCTTGCCCAATTGCGCCAATGACTGGATAGGCCAGGATGACTGGGACGAACCATTGGTTGTTTTGCCAGGTGGGTTGATCAGCGGTAAACCGATCGGGCCATAGATCGAGTAAAAACTCACTGGCAATCCCCTGCACCTCAAGTGCAGTTAAAGAATTTGGATTTGTCTCAATGAGGGGTTCTAGAATAGTTTGCTGCTGTCCACACAATTAGATCGCTATTGTTATTGTATCGGGTGGACAGGCATCTCAGGTTGACTGGCTGCAGATTAAAGTTCCGTTGCAGATATTCGGAGAGGGACTAGATTTTGGCTAGTTATACATAAATTTATGTGATCAAATTCCAAGTATTGGCTTGACTTACTATTGTTGCGTCATTGAATTTACTTTTCCAAGAAGTCTGAACAATTGGCGGTTCTCGGAGTTTGTTCAAGCTGATCAAATGGCTGCAATTTCAGCGCCCGTAGCTCACACACCATAAACGCCTTTTGCCCATCATCGGCTTTACTAGCGGAAGACGAAAATTT is a genomic window of Romeriopsis navalis LEGE 11480 containing:
- a CDS encoding ABC-F family ATP-binding cassette domain-containing protein, translating into MLRLENISKIYPTGEVLKDVTWEVKPGDRIGLVGVNGAGKSTQLKIIMGEIEPTTGQVVRPSSLHIGYLNQEFDIDETRTVKDEFWRAFEEANKVHEALHDVTVAMGEAEGDALDKLLNKMDKYQRQFEAMDGYGLETRIEKLMPELGFDSEDAEKLVSTFSGGWKMRMNLGKILLQSPDLLLLDEPTNHLDLETIEWLEKYLKNLNTPMVIVSHDREFLDRLCNQIVETERGVSTSYLGNYSKYLAQKAENKAAQQSTFDRQQKEVAKQQEFVERFRASANRSTQAKSREKQLEKLELVDAPISDVRGLKFRFPEPPRSGRVIAEIEDMTHMYDDKLLFLGAELLIERGDKIAIVGPNGAGKSTLLRMLMGMEKPEEGTIKLGDHNVIPSYFEQNQAEALDLDKSVMETIHDEVPDWDNQEVRTLLGQFLFSGETVFKPVGALSGGEKARVALAKMLLHPANLLILDEPTNHLDIPAKEMIEDAIANYEGSVMIVSHDRYFVSRTATKIVEIRDGELRLYRGDFKYYLDKIAEEKDKARLEAIEAEKAAKAAAKRQKQKEKEMARKQRKAS
- a CDS encoding cysteine peptidase family C39 domain-containing protein — protein: MVLLSYGKDISEQTLREACDSTPLRTDALKAIDAARALGFLRSHKATLSTKEAREIINDAVYPIIFLNLLPIDGIKVAHAMVLQNLDDKTVQVINPLCGERHIPRTPFEVAWAMMRNLAILVL